DNA from Pelodiscus sinensis isolate JC-2024 chromosome 1, ASM4963464v1, whole genome shotgun sequence:
tgctgatggcaacgaccccacgagacgcactggcatgcccaggggcagctctggctctacatggccgagtgctgtggtgtcccgagtccagggggctccctttaagcacgagcctcagataccTCGGATATCAGCCacactgagggtctgtctacactacagcactaattcgaactaacgcatccagactaaaaaactagttcgaattagtgttttgctaattcgaactagcatgtccacacagagtggaccctgagccggggttaaggatggccagaagcagtgccggcagggcatcagaggaggacttagagcgtggagatgctgcctcaggctagccgagggctgtgcttaaagggtcccgacccccaccccggacagacagttctcaggggtgccccgcttgcaaagcagtcctggtttggagtgcccggagtacccacactgggcacatcacaccactcagccatcagcccggctgcacttgccgcaggctgccatctggggagagggggcaattggggggctgcaggagaggttccacccctaaaagcccgcagagccaccccattcctccccatcaggggctcgtaccccattcctccctcacctcctatcacttacccttccctagccccccttcctgatgtacaaaataaaggacacgtgtggtcaaaaatagaatctcactttattgaacaaaactgggggagactgggaaaaggaggtgggagacgggaagagagagagtgggagaggggagggcaactacaatgattaggggtttggaactggtcccatatgaagagaggctaaagagacagggacgtttcagcttagaaaagaggagatggaggggggatatgatagaggtctataaaagcatgagtggggtggagagggtgcatacagaaaagttcttcattagttcccataatagaaggactagaggacaccaaaggaaaggaatgggaagcaggcttcaaactaataacagaaagttcttcttcacaaagcaaagagtcaacctgtggaactccttgctgcaggaggctgtgaagactagaattagaacagagtttaaagagaagtgagataaagtgatggaggttgggtccatggagtggtattagccagggggtagaagtggtgtccctggccgaagtttgtggaaggctggagagggatggcatgagacaaatggcttggtcactgtctttggtccattccctccagggtccctagttttggccactgtcggcagacaggctactgggctagatggaactttggtctgacccagtacggccattataagctcagggctcagggctcagggtcgggggtctcagtggaccaccttgattttcatgcaaacctgctcctgggtagccaggctggcagctctcctgccctagacggccactttcctgtgcctagtgcggaggttgtggacgaggtccacgatgtctgcactggaccaggcgggtgcccacctcttgcggtcccgggaaagctcccgggagccgccagcctggtcccgggaagagggggagggctggggggccatcgggtggctggctcgagccgtgccaggtgcagggtctgctggctgggtgctggcaggcttgcacctggcaagggcaccgtagccagcccgtgcccctttaaggggcctggggcagggagggggcagttgagtttccctggtgttggccagagtggccaccagggaaagttggggagggctagcctcccactagttcgaattaaggggctacacaccccttaattagaactagtaagttcaatctaggcttagtcctcgtacaatgaggtttacctaattcgaactaagcactccactagttcgaattaagttcgaactagcggagcgcttgtgtagcgcctatcaaagttaattcgaactaacgtccgttaattcgaattaactttgtagtgtagacatacccaaagcaaCTAccgacctgatgccctgctgtaACTGGTCTTAGCTGCTCTGAAATGCAAtccagtgtggacgtgctatttcgaaatagcaaaacgctatttcaaattagtttttgggtctagatgtgttatttcgaattagcttaattcaaattaaatatttcgaattaagttaattctaaatagcgctgtagtatagacatacccaaagagcagAGTGACCCTAAGTGACTGGCGTGTTGGCAGGTCTCTCAGTGAAGGTGGCTGTTGGTTCCCAGAGCGCTCATCTCATGGCAGCAGGGAGCTTACGGCTCCAGTTACTTTTGGAAACCTCAGATTTGCCATGAGGGGATGATGAAGGCTCCGGCTGCCTTTACTatcctgccccctgcatcccaacCAGGAACAACCTCTGCCACAGCCAAAGTCCAATTTCCTCTTGGCAGGATGAAGGGACCATGGTCACAGGGACGTCAGGACTCCTGGTTCTGTCTGTCGTCCTGCCACTCAGTCTCCGGGAGACCTTGCCCAAGAGACCTCCCCCTAGAGTTCACTGTACCTATCTGTGTAACGGAGCTGGGACACGTTCCTGGCCACTTTCCTTTCCCGGGTGTTTTCGGGAGCCATCAATGAAAGTTGCTACATAGTTAGATTCTAGTGACTTACGAAAATGACTGAGCTTTGATCCTTTAGCAATTCACCTTCAGTGCACACAGACAGTGTTTGTGTTTCCAATTAGTCACCGGTCTCCTGATCTTTCTGTCTCCCCATCCTACCTGGGCATATTCAGAGTATGAGGCCTTGCTGGGTCTAGGGACTGTTCCTAGTTTTCTTACTAATGAACTATAATTGTTCAGTGCACACAAGcacacagagcagccaattcctctctgactcagcccagagcccaggagttctcctcgCCCTTTGGGAAAGTTCTTTAATTAGTGTTGACTTCTAAAGCTGGATAAATAGCCCGGAAGCCCAGCCAGACTTCTACGCAGCTTCTATATATCCAAAGGCCACGTCTCCCCTAGACAATGAGCAATCCCCCGAGACTGCACAGAGCTATATAACAAGCAGTGTGTGCTCCTGTGTTGGCTCTCGGCTTGCGACGGTGCTGCAGACGTTGGGCTGAGAGAAATGCAGGACGTTGCTGCCCGAGGGggattcccagggaagacacTTCCATCTCAGGATTCACAGGTAAACACCCCATTCCTCAGGAGCTCACCTGCTCCACAACCCCAGTGCCACATGGTATTGAGGAGAGATTGCAAATATCTATGTTCCTTTCTCCTCAGCCCAGGCGTTAAACATCCCAGTGCCCTTGCCAAAGTGGTGACTTTGCTCCAGTATCCAGGCTAAAATGTCCCTGTTTGCTGTGCCTCCCTGTCTGacatgcccagcccccagccatcTGTACGTCAGTGTACTGGGATTTTTCAGTAAAGGGCTGAGGAGCCAGCTGTGTGTAAAGACAcagagcctcttccccctctctgggGTTCCAGCACTCTGGCTGTTAAAGTTGCCGGACCTGTTTTATGACGTTTATATCCCAGAAAGCCCGGCAGTGCAAGGGAACCTCACCAGAACAATCACGAGAATCTTTCAGCCTTGTTAAAAGGATTTCTCTCCTAGTCGTTCGAGAAGTCACCTGGACTGTCGTGTCtcggagttttttttaaaatgcccgTAGATGGAAGTAGACAACATGGAGAATTTCAATTGCAATAGTGAACATTTGGCAAACCTATAAGCAAGTGATAATGAGCTCTTCTAATGGAATGTTTCCGACAGTCTTCGCTACAGTTAGGGCAACCAGTCCTGCACAGAGGGAGCACTCCATTTCTAAATGCCTGATCTACATTCTTCATCTGTAAATTCATAGCATTTAAGTTTACAAGAGACCATCTAGTCCAGtcgtagggaaccttttttgggttggggaccactgatccaaGAAACAGCCTGttagatttttgtgtgctccagccccacaatgaGGCACATTGTTTGGCCTAGTGACTAGAATTTGACCAAGACCTGGTATGCACCAGAATTTaacatcatagaatcacagagttaGAAgggactgaaacaaaatacaggactatgtagcactttaaacagtaacaagatggtttattaggtgatgagctttcgtgggccagacccacttcctcagatcaaatagtggaagtaaattgtcacaaccatataccaaaggatacaattaaaaaacgaacagatatgaaaagaacaaatcaaatttcagaacagaaggggatgcggggggaaggggggtcttAACGACTTAAttacttgcatcctgcttcaaaaaccttttaaatctgcacttgaaagggaatcctctgaactgtcattcatgctaaaatttgacactctacgcgggggtctcaacaaagTCTCTGGCTATCTTACCCTTTACAAAGATAGTCTCCCCAATTAGcatctctaataccattagctcacagacatttacctcccccctccccccccccccgcattccccttctgttctggaatttgatttgtcctttcataaatgttcattttttaagtgtatcctttggtatatatggttgtgacaattttattccactatttgatctgaggaagtgggtctggcccatgaaagctcatcacctaataaaccatcttgttagtctttaaagtgctacatagtcctgtattttgtttcagctacaccggaCTAACACGActatatttctatcactattttagaaGGGACTGTTAGGGTCTCCTGGCCTCCTCCCTACCAAGATACGGGATTTCTTTTGTCTAAACTATCCAGCTTTCTTAGAAGAACCTCCAGCAAAGGAGTATCCACCACGTCTGGAGGGGCGTCTTCCAATGCACTCCTGTTCTTACAGCCCGGAACTTTTTCCTGACATTTCATGGAGTCATAGAATCAAAGCACTGCAAGGGATCTCGAGCGGTCATCAAGTCGGGGCCCTCCACCTCTCATTCCCTGAGTCGTCtcctcttaaatgtctccaatgatggagattccacaacatccccagacaatttattccagtgcttaatcactgTGCCAGTTAAAAAGATTTTTCTAATgcccaacctaaccctcccttgccgcaatttaacactgttgcttcttgtcctgtcttcgGGAGTTCTGCAgtagaatttttctccctttcttcGTAATAACTTTTTAGTCCCCATCCACCATGCTCTTTTCTAGATTATATAATTTTGTAAATCTTCCCTCATAAATAATGTTTCCCAGtcctttgttgttgttgctcttctctgccttactaaagtttataTATAACACATCTGTGgctttccccttatccacaagacttcaAAACCTGTTAAGGAAAGCGaacaggttggtttgacatgattactttctgacaaatccatgctgactattacaAATCACATTACCATCTTGTAGATATTTGTAGATATAAATGGACTCCTTAGTtgttccattattattattattattattatattttggtacagaagttaatctgactggtctgtaattcccgtGGTTGTTCTTTTCACCATTTTTATAAGTATGCGTATGTATGCACTTtactagtcttctggaatctttcctatATTCAATGATTTTCAAATATCATAGTTATCTCCTtaattgtattattattattattattattattatcagggcttgacaagcggtggTGAGTCCCGCTCACCAGCTTTGTGGTTTGGCACATTGCACATACACTGATCATGCTGCGGTGCTGTGCCGCGCTAAAATCTattcaccatgggcgagtagattgccgtaattgttgagccctgatgatgatgatgatgattattttattttggtacAGCAGTTAAgcagactggtctgtaattccctaggTTGTCCTTTTCATCATTTTTACAAGTAGGCGTATGTATGCACTTtactagtcttctggaatctttcttaTCTTCAGTGACTTTTCAAGGTAATAGTTAATGGCTTGGCCGTATTCTCACCTGGATCCTTGATATTCAAGGATACAGTTCATCAGaccttggtgacttgaagacatctaacagGAAGTGTTTCATATTAACGTTGTCTCTCCACCCAGACATTTGTTCTGTGAACATCACCCGTAGACCCAGGTCACATACAGGAAGTCGTGGACATTCCAGGTATCTGCATGAAACACAGCTCCTCCTCAGAGTTGGACACCTCCCCTACTACATGTCAGATTCTAACACCGccaacttcaccaacccctccactttCATCCTCTTGGGaattcctggcctggaggcagcccacatatggatctccatccccttctgcatcatgtaCATCCTAGCCATCTTGGGGAACATCGCCATCCTCTTCATTGTGAAGAGGGatccaagcctccatgagcccatgtactatttcctctgcatgctggccatcaaCGACCTGGTCCTGTCCACAACCAACCAACCCAAAGTGCTGAGTATCTTCTGgctcaattccagggagatcaatTTCAGTGCCTTCCTCACCCAGATGTACTTCATTCACACCTTGTCTTCAATAGAATCTGgaatcttcgtggccatggcgttggatcactatgtggccatctgccatcccctgagacattccaccatcctcacaAACTCTGTGGTGGCCAAGATCAGCCTGGCTGTGGTTCTGCGTGGAAGCGTGCTTGTATTTCCCCATCCCTTCCTGGCAAGGCAATGGCCAtactgcagaaccaacatcattcTCCATTCGTACTGTGAGCACATAGCTATAGTGAATCTAGCCTGTGCTGATATCCAAGTCAGTAGTTACTACAGCCTCTCCGTGGCATTCTTCATTACAGGCCTGGACGTGGTTCTTATTGCTGTGTCCTACAGCCAGATCCTCAGGGCTATATTtagcctccccacaaaggacgcccggttcaaaacttttgggacctgcagctcccacctctgcgccGTTTTAGCCTGTTACATTCCCAGTCTCTTCTCCTTCCTGACACACAGGTTTGGCCAGAACGTGGCCCTGCATTTCCACATTCTCGTGGCCAACATCTACATCCATTtgccccccatgctaaaccccatcatctatggcgtgaggaccaaacagatccgggacacGCTCCTCCGTCTCTTTTCTCGTCAAGGGTCCTTAAGTTTTCTCGTGGTGCTTTGACTCTCAGGCTGAGTGCAgtgcagagctggctggtgaagtggccctgggccctaTTTCCTGTATTCAGGGCTGGATTAGGAAAGGAGCTTTAGGAACTTAAGCGTCTCCTTAGCCCAGGGGCATGGGCTACATTCATAATGCTCGCATTTTCTGGGCCAGCCCTTTCTAGTGGGGCGGGAGCAAGGTGACTTTGTGTGCTTCTGGCCCTCCATACACTTCTGGAGCGATGTTGCAAGAAGTGCCATTGAAACTCCAGCTTTATGCTGCCCTCAGTTGGATGCCCCTCTCCTgttgctcccattagccaggaattATGGCCAACAACAACTGAAGGGCCCATCTGTGCAGGTGAGCCAGGCTGTGCAGAATGCTCTGGCCCTCCCAACCatcactgaggctttgtctacactggcggcttcttgcgcaagaacatcttgcctTTGCACAGAAGCACccatggctgtgtagatgctctcttgagcaagaaagctctgatggccattttagccatagggctttcttgtgcaagaaacccccaccgatcatccacactgcccttttacacaagagctgctgcacaagaaagcttacacctgttagaaaagagcatagctcttgcgcaagaagccttctcttattacgccgtactgtaaatcttcttgtgcaagagcgggtgggcagtgtggatgctctgcggattcttgcgcaagaatggctgttcttgtgcaagaacccgccagtgtagacagagcctgacTGTATCGTCCTCACTTCCATTGCCCACCTCCAGCTGGAGAGAAGCCATCTCAGATATTGGTAGGGGTTACTTACGCTCTGGCAGATAACAAGCAATTAGGGGTCAGGAGCACTGTATATATCTACTatagaagaaagaaaatgaaaatatactcTACTCTAATACTAACATGGCCTGACATTGTGTGGCAAGTATCTTAAGTGACACTGTTTAGgtttaatattttaatagatATTCTCACTGCATTGCTAACTCTTCAGAAAGAAGGACCCATCACAACTCTCAGGTTCTATCTCAGCTCtttgaggggagtggggtctagtggtttaCAAGGGTGGTAGAGATATCAGGAGTCTTCACaggaacattaaaaaggccatactGGGCAAGACAAATGGTCTGTCAAACCTATCATCCCTTCTTCTTACAATATCCAATTCCACGTGCCTCAGAAGCAATGGACAGGAAAGCTGGGTGGACTGTTTATAGTAGCTAGCAGCGTGAGGCTGAATAAAATCCTGTCCAGTTTAAAGGATTtagtttgcatttgtctttatttcttATGTAATCAGCTTTATAtgtacactcaggctatgtctagactgcaagtctctttcgaaagaggcttttttgtcTCTTGTGGCCTTACAGGCTGCAaatctctgtaaacctcagtgCGGCACATCGAGCAGCCTCTGCTCTTTTCATATGTAGCCTGCCTGCTCCCTAGGTGTAAAGGTGACAcaaggggagcagctcaaacatgtAAAGTCTCTGGCCAGTAGCAGGACATTGGCTCTGTAGGCGTGACATCACAAGGGTCTTTTGCAAGACTTCAGCGTATTGGTTGAAGGAgcttgggaggcagtgacctcacagagagaccacGGCAACAGTCAGGTGGGAcgggctgcagggaaggggctaCCTCAAGGACTCCCCATGGCTTTGCCAGTGTCCCTTGAGGCCTGGGAGACAATTCAGATTGATGAACGTGAGTGTGAGGAGGCTCCACTTAAGAAATCCCTCCTTTCCTACTTACAATTTGAGTACAAGGCAGAGGCCCCTGTGGAGAAGGTcagagcctcagagaggtttggGAGCTAGTCAGCCCGATCCGTCTGGTGCCAGCTAAACTCTGGGCATGGACACAATAGGGCTGCATCTATACTACgatcctcttccgcaagaggaaatgaaatggaacactcatttgcatatgttgcatgCTCATCTGCATTTCCTCCTCTGatcccttttgctcaagaggtttttgtgcaaaaaagtccacCTTtagcacaagagccgttcttccttgaagctcttgcacaaaaggggtttttggcACAAAATGAAGCCGTCTACACcgtggttttttgcacaaaaaccacttgtgcaaaagggatctgaggaggaaatgcaaatgagagtgcaacatatgcaaatgagctctccatttgcatttcctcttgtggaagaggatcGTAGAATAGACACAGATTAGGTTAAGGtgggagaatttttttcccactttGCCGTTTGTTCTTTCCCTGGGTGAAATGGGGTCTAGTGGCAATGAGGAGACTCCGGATGTTGATGAACCAGCCGGAATAATGCATCTGCTTGGGGAATTGTGCTGTTGCTCTCCATTGATTAGCGAATATCAGGAATAACCTTCTAGTTCTTCTAAAATACTTAGGGAATAATCACTGAGCAGTGGGTTGTCCTGCAGCTCATCTGAGATCACTTTAGTGCGATCGCACAGTGTGTGAAACTCAAACCTGATGGCTAGTGTGAATGGCAGGACTCGGGTCCAGTCCCCAAcactctcctgagtggctgtgtGACATGAGACAATGAACAGCAGCATTATGTCATCACCATTGCCAGGTATTGCAGTCACTCCTCATCACAAAAGGGGTTACtcgtttcaaaataacaagcccgttattttgaaataatttcggaataacgggattcctgtgtggatgctcactttgatacttcgaaataactccccagtgcagACATGTCCTGATTGGCGATGGACATTGGCTCCCAGCGTGCACATCTCACAGCTGTCCCTGCGCCAGTGCTCGGCATGGGATGCTGCTGCAGActctgggctgagagaggtgcggAACAGGACTACTTTAAAGGGGATTCCCAGAATTCACGTCCCTCCCAGAATTCACAGGTACCAGCTCCTGCTGAGGAATTCACCTGTTGCACAAACCCAGTGCAGCATGGGAGTAAAGGGACAGTTCATAAGTCTATGATCCTTTCTGCTCTGCACAGGCATTCATCATCCCAGAGCTCTTCCAAAGCACTGAGTTTGCTCCAGTGTTATGAGCTTTAATGTCCCTGT
Protein-coding regions in this window:
- the LOC142818734 gene encoding olfactory receptor 52B2-like → MSDSNTANFTNPSTFILLGIPGLEAAHIWISIPFCIMYILAILGNIAILFIVKRDPSLHEPMYYFLCMLAINDLVLSTTNQPKVLSIFWLNSREINFSAFLTQMYFIHTLSSIESGIFVAMALDHYVAICHPLRHSTILTNSVVAKISLAVVLRGSVLVFPHPFLARQWPYCRTNIILHSYCEHIAIVNLACADIQVSSYYSLSVAFFITGLDVVLIAVSYSQILRAIFTCYIPSLFSFLTHRFGQNVALHFHILVANIYIHLPPMLNPIIYGVRTKQIRDTLLRLFSRQGSLSFLVVL